A single genomic interval of Macadamia integrifolia cultivar HAES 741 chromosome 6, SCU_Mint_v3, whole genome shotgun sequence harbors:
- the LOC122082255 gene encoding heavy metal-associated isoprenylated plant protein 39-like, giving the protein MTKGQIFETYWEMKKVVLSLNLYDDKAKQKAMKVASSVSGINSIAMNMNEKKMTVIGEMDPVNIVGKLRKYWHTEIDFIGPPEEPKAPELEKKEEKKKDEAAVKIAELIKAIELGGSYNYPYMTSHYHLESIAEENPNACCVIS; this is encoded by the exons ATGACCaaag GTCAGATATTTGAGACTTATTGGGAAATGAAG AAAGTGGTGTTGAGTCTAAACTTATATGATGACAAAGCCAAGCAAAAGGCCATGAAGGTAGCCTCTTCGGTTTCAG gaATTAATTCCATTGCCATGAATAtgaatgagaagaaaatgacagtGATTGGAGAAATGGATCCTGTAAACATCGTGGGGAAATTGCGTAAGTATTGGCACACGGAAATAGACTTTATTGGGCCACCGGAAGAGCCTAAGGCGCCTGAgctagagaagaaagaagaaaaaaagaaggatgaagCCGCCGTTAAAATCGCCGAGCTCATTAAGGCAATAGAGTTGGGTGGTAGTTATAATTATCCTTACATGACTTCACACTACCATCTTGAGAGTATCGCAGAAGAGAACCCTAATGCTTGTTGTGTTATATCTTAA